CCCGACGGCAAAACATAAAGCAATAAAGACTCCGGCAAGTGTAAAAATTTTTTTTTCGTCAATAATTTCATGCATTTATTAAATCTCCCTGTGAGCAAGACCAGTTATAGCAGTGATTGATTTTATCGGGCTCATCATAAGAGAACGAGTTACAGATAAGCCGATTCTTTTCGTAGCATTAAGAATCATTATAATATCTTCAGTAACTGACATGCTTAAATCCCCGTAGCCCGGACTAAATCTTGAAGTCATGAATTCACCGTGTTTCAATCCCGGCTTAATCTCGGACTCGATAAATGAATCGCAAATCTCATCGACTAAGACAGAAGCACACGAGTCAAGAGCGAGTCCGTCAAGCATATTTCTTTGCTGCGCGATATTAATCTGCCTGTCGACTTCAGCACCGAGAGTGAAAGCAAGTAAATAGCACTCATCAGAACGGGAAGTCAAACGCGCAATATTTTCACTGTAAATATAAGCTCCGGCCAGCTCGATTCCTCCATCAAAATGAACAATCGGGAAGCGTCCATAAACAAAACGGGGCATTATAAAATTTTCCAGCTTAGAGAACGCCTCCCGAACTGTATTAATTAATTCGTCATCATGAGA
This sequence is a window from Synergistaceae bacterium. Protein-coding genes within it:
- a CDS encoding methionine synthase, with the protein product MRVPPDSHDDELINTVREAFSKLENFIMPRFVYGRFPIVHFDGGIELAGAYIYSENIARLTSRSDECYLLAFTLGAEVDRQINIAQQRNMLDGLALDSCASVLVDEICDSFIESEIKPGLKHGEFMTSRFSPGYGDLSMSVTEDIIMILNATKRIGLSVTRSLMMSPIKSITAITGLAHREI